The genomic interval AAGGATGATGACTATATAAAATTTGCAGGCGATTTGTTGAAAGTCTAATTTGCCCACTTTGCTCTCTCTGTGGCAAGCTATATGGAATTTAATGTAAGGAATTTTTTTATTACATTCGCTCGCTTGACACTCGCTGTCCATTTAATATTCAAATCTTTTGTCATCAGGGGTTTTTAGATAGTCTTCATAGGTGAATTTTTTCTTTTCAATGGTCAATGTCGTCATATAAAACCTCTATTTGAAATAAAGCTTTAGCATTGCAAATATTATTCCTGAAAGCACTCCTATCTGCCCAAGCCAGAAGATGAACATCCATTTCATAAGTTCCGATTTAATGCTTGCTATTTCTACCTTTAAATTAGCAATATCTTCTTTTGTTGCAAGCATCTCTTTTTTCTTTCTGTGTCGGCTTCAATTGCTGTGTTGATTGCTCTTGTAATAGTCTTTGCCTGATCTTCAGGAAGGCTTGTTGTTAGAATCTCATAAATTTTCAATGTATCAACACTCATAATGACCTCCTGCTCAGAGTTTCAGCAGTCCTTTGATTATCTCAGCAGCAACAGGATTCATGAGTGTAATTGCGATTATCATGAGGATAATGAGGAAATTTAGTTTTATATGGAGTTCTTTTATCCTGCCTTCAAGTCTTGTTTCTAATGCCTCTATTTCTAATCTGATAGCCTTCATTTCGCCTGCAAATTCTGTCTTGGTGACAAGCTCGTCTTTAAGTTCTTCTTTGACCGAGATTTTTACAGAGGCACGAATGGATTCTGCAGTTTGTTCATACAGTTTAACAACCTCTGCAGCGGTTTCTTTTCCAACCCTATCTTCGAGAATTTTGTATAGCTCTATTGGTATAGTTGTTGTTGCCATATCTGTATTATAGGGTAGAAAATTTTAGGTGTCAACATTTACGAATGTGAAGGAGACTATCCCCTTATTGTCCCTTATATTATTACATGAGCTTTACGAGGGCGGCGATAACTACAGCCTGTGCTACGAGCATGCCTGCTACCCATTTGATGATATCTGCTTTAACCGATGACTCAAGTTCCTTTAATCTAATTTCGAGCCTTTTTTCGAGTTCATCGATATCTTTTTTAAGCCCAGCAATATCTCTTTTTGTCGCTAACTTGTCCTCTACAATTTCAGCAAGGGTAGAGGCCTGCACTTCTGCCTGCTCCTCGGTAAAACCTACTGCCTTAAGCCTTTTTACATATGCATGAGTGTCAAATATTATGGCTGTTCCCATATCTGTATTATAGGGTAGAAAATTTTAGGTGTCAATGCCCATAATCCGTAGCGAAAATTTCTAATACTGAATAATAACCCAAAAGATCGCAGATTTTTTGGGGACCCTTGCTATCCATGATTACGGATTATAGTCATTTACTTTTAAAAAAGT from Dissulfurispira thermophila carries:
- a CDS encoding DUF1640 domain-containing protein, producing MGTAIIFDTHAYVKRLKAVGFTEEQAEVQASTLAEIVEDKLATKRDIAGLKKDIDELEKRLEIRLKELESSVKADIIKWVAGMLVAQAVVIAALVKLM